From Bacillus oleivorans, a single genomic window includes:
- a CDS encoding CBO0543 family protein, producing the protein MKSEEVINQMIKVFTNFHHAHSVLMDNWYEIVFLTPRWWLGLILGTIPWFLWWKFHNKNFTGDLFRAGLFMAVMALLLDSIGVQLGLWVYPYDVFPFIPGYFPWDLTLLPISVMIFLEIKPHWSPIKKSFFYAIVSAFVGEPLAIMLKLYESLQWNSVYSFPVYIVLFLLADRIARSKKFNSSL; encoded by the coding sequence GTGAAGAGTGAAGAAGTCATTAATCAAATGATAAAAGTTTTTACGAATTTTCATCATGCTCATAGTGTTTTAATGGACAATTGGTATGAAATCGTTTTTCTTACTCCCAGATGGTGGTTAGGATTAATTTTAGGGACTATACCTTGGTTTCTTTGGTGGAAGTTTCATAATAAAAATTTTACAGGGGACCTGTTTCGTGCAGGCTTATTTATGGCTGTAATGGCATTGTTACTAGATTCTATCGGGGTTCAGTTAGGATTATGGGTTTACCCCTATGATGTATTTCCCTTTATTCCCGGATATTTTCCGTGGGATCTCACACTTCTGCCTATTTCTGTCATGATTTTTTTAGAAATTAAACCTCATTGGTCACCCATAAAAAAAAGCTTCTTTTATGCGATCGTTTCTGCTTTTGTAGGTGAACCATTAGCCATTATGCTTAAACTGTATGAATCATTACAATGGAACTCGGTTTATTCGTTCCCTGTATATATCGTGTTATTTTTACTTGCTGACAGAATTGCAAGAAGCAAAAAGTTTAACTCTTCCCTATAA